accactcaaagcactttaacaccTAGTTCACATTCACCCGTTCACGTGCTTTGCTTCTGGAGCGATCTTGGGATCAGTGTCTTTGCCCAAGGACTCCTAAGAATGTGACTGTGacttcctgcttcctctgaGAATAGGAACAGAGCGCAGCCTTTATCCCGTCAGACCTCTGCCGACTAAAATGTGGCTACAGACGATGTCTTGTTCAGATCAGAGGAATGTGTAAGTGTATATTGATGGTGGATTTTACAGAGCGATGGATCTGAATAATACAGAGCTGTTAAACAGGGTGAGGAGGATGTGGGTGTTTGtggtttggttgtttttatGAAATCGTCGGAGGTGTAAGATTTCAGTCAGGCTGTCCATctcattttttccatttgacaagTTACGTCTGTAGTTTCTCGGTTTTTACTCTTCCATGACACTTAAAGTGCTGCTGAAACCTTCATGTGGCTGTCGGTGATTTACTGAATCAGCGCTCTGCCTGCACAGGTCTGCTGTGGTCAAACTGGCTGCACTCAAACTGGGTCACTTTGATTTCACAGAAatggaaattaaaagaaaacaaacaacatgaagGCCAACGGTTGCACCATAAACATCACAAAATCTCTTCGAAACACATGAAAGCAAACAAGAAGACTTAATGTCATTCAATTCATTTGTATCTTGTAGTGAAAACCTGAAAACCTTTGGTGGTTATTTGTTGAGCTGTTTTGCTTTCTGTGGCTTTATAAACAAACATATTATTACAGAACTCACAACCTCCACAGGCAacattaaagcattttattcagtgtttttcgAACCAGATACACAGAAGTATTGTCAAGTATTGTACACACATTGTAAATACAATTTTGATGCACTTCTTGAGTCATTCTTTGCTCCACTacaattatatataaatatgtctTTACTCCACTATGTTTAATATGCAATAAAGTAACTTTCCAGATTCAGAGTGAGAATCCATAATcatgatcatttttaatcagtAGGGAATAAGGAAGACAGTATGTAAAGtaatatgcaaatgaaatgatccCGACGTTTAGCAGCtgccacattaaagtgatgaacacatgaatgcatcactaTTCTGCTgaatttgtgctttttatacttttgtacttttaacaaagtcacattttacatgaatgacttttactttgcttatttcacatttcacacaaaagctttttcctttttgtctttttatcttcTATATTTTCAAGGCGAAGACTGTTCCTCTTCTGAATGCCTGCTGTGCTTTCACGTCCTCTCCTTATTCGTCTTGGACAGGCCCCTACGACACAGAACACGTTATTCGTCAGTGCTTTCCAAAACGGCTCATGTACATTTTCTCCACTCTGGTCAACATAAGTTAAAGTTTTCATAAAGAGTAAAATTGCTCCTTTAAAGCTCAGTGGAAGTTGTGGTTGAATGGCAGCCTTCAACGCAAACGCATGTTGAAGAGAAGAAGCATCTATCTGAGGTAACAAAGAAGCCAGAAGAGTGAGGGCCTCAATAGGAGAGATGGACGGCGGCGGAGCGATGACACTAGTTGTTATTGCCGATGACAAGCGCAGGTAGTGGAGACTCGGGAGTTCAGATTTAAAGTAAACTCTCCCTCCTCAGCAGCCGAGTGTGAAAAcatataaatacagtatatacataatAAACAGTCTAATCTAATGATCTGATCTAATTTGACCCACTTATGGAGCAGTATTTTATTGGTCTATGCTAAATGGCAAAGGAAAGGTTCGCAGTTTTTTAAGTACGTCCTCAAGCACTACTTACAAACCTGAAAAACCTGTTACACTGTGCGTACAGACACTTGACTACTGTTTAGGACATAAATCATCTTTTTAAAAGGGGAAAATGAGAATTTGTGACTTACTTGTCTGTCCATATTTCTTCCATAAAAGGACACCGATGACACCACCGATGACACCACCGATGACAGCACCGATGACAGCACCGCTGACACCACCGATGACACCACCGATGACACCACCGATGACAGCACCGATGACACCACCGCTGACACCACCGCTGACACCACCGATGACAGCACCGATGACACCACCGATGACAGCACCGATGACAGCACCGATGACACCACCGATGACACCACCGATGACACCACCGATGACAGCACCAGTGACAGAGTTCCCCTGGTCTCCTGAAAGAATAAAGGAAAGATTAGTTCACAGAGGGCCTCCAAGATAACAGCTTCTACCCCACAGCTGTCATTGCcctaaataacaacaacacaacctgaacaatacaaaacaccaaaatacaaccaaccaaagaaatgtgaacctatttatatttttgtatatattttcttacatatattctttttcttttgcactattctgtattttgcaccttccgttgtttgcactgtccatgagagctgctgtttctcatttaaatttcgttgtgcttcttgcacaatgacaataaaggaattctgattctgattctgataacatccatccatccatcttctccTGCTCAGGGCCACAGTGCACACTTTGTTAGAGTCTCTTTCAGTGGACAACATTTCTACCATTTAGAATAGAAAAGATCCTGAGATATCAGAGCAATCAGCCCTCAGAGAAAAATACTGAACAACGTATTGAAATGATCagatatttgttcatttgtttgagtAAATATTCAAACCTTTAACCACTAATGTTATTGCATTTAAAGCTGATGTGTTGAACAGCTGCTTtcttacacatccagcagcgACATGATCATTAACTTAGAGTCGGGTTTGTGTCGCCCGGTAATCTGAAACCAATattctctcttttagctctatttttggtctccaccacctcctgagggaaatatctgtagctctgtagatgctaaatgctccactgtgtctgtctgctctgagtttttacctctttctctctgaaaacGGCCACTCTGAACAAATTAAACAACGATTAAACAACGAACGAAGGACGACTGACAGGAGACACACCTGCATGGACtggatgatgaaatgaaatccaatatgaaaatatgtaattaaagTCAGACCCACAGAAGCAGTAGCTGTTGATACTgaggatataaataaatacaaatatataactTACCATCAGTCTGATCTCCTTTGCTGTGTCTGTCCACTGTTGGTTAAAATGTAATCATGtaaattgttaaaatgctttCAACAAGTTATAAATATTCTGTATAGTGTTTTCTCGTCATGTCATATAATTTCAATATGCATTAATTAGCAGCACTCACCATTGAGGGTAACGTAGTCTTGCCTGACTTGACTTTGCAGTTTGGGAACAAAGCAGGTGTACTTTCCAGCATCCTCTTCAGTTACATCGGTCAGTTTGAGAGAAATGTTCCCTTTCTCCATTTCATGATGGAACAGAGATGTTCTGTGTTTGAAGTTCTGGTCCTGATCCTCTAGATGGTCCTCCCTGCTTCGATAGGTGTGCACATGTTTGGTACCTCGTTTCCACTCCACCGTTCGAGTCGTCACATCATATGGGGGCTCCAGGTGACACGGCAGAATGGCGTCATCACCCACGGATACTGTGATCGTCTCACTAGAGCCGATCACCACAGACTCCCCTGGATAAAACAAGGATGGCTGAGAAAACTGCAGCAAAGTTTCTAAATGAAGTGCAGATTTTAACAGAATTTCCAGACAATCATTCTTGTGCATTTCCATCCAACAACGTTCACGGAGATCAAGATCAGGGATGTATAATAAGAAAATTCATGAGCACAGAAGCTAAAAACATTTGCTTACATCCATATTCTGCAGCTAGTAGCACTTATAAGTATTTAATTAGAATACTTCAGTCAGTCGATGCCTTTTCTAAAACACAGGCTGACTTACCAACAACTAGTTGGATGGAAGCTTCCTTCTGGACTGAGGGAAGGACACACTGGTACTCTCCTGCATCAGAGACTTTCACACCAAAGATTTTCATGGAGACGTTTCCTGTCATCAGTTCATCCATAAACAGTCTCGTTCGTAAATAATAAGACGGATTCTGATGCTCAAACATCAGTCGTCCATCTTGGTGGACGTGGATGTACTTTGGGTCCAAACCAGGTTTGGTCCACAACACTGTCCAGGAATCAGCATTGACGGGAGGTTCAAGGTGACATGGTAGAATGACATCATCACCAATCTGGGCTACGATTGGTTGATGTGAACAAATCAACTCTGACTCCGCTGCAGGGAAACGACAGAACAATTAAGAAGCAGAAGCCAGAAGTTATTctggtaacaataataataacgcTTTGCTTTAAAACTGGTTCTTATCTTCTTATCTGTTCATGTGACAGTGAAACACTTGAGTCTCAGTTGAGCCACTGATCGCCATCTTTGTCGGATCAGCTCAGCAGGAAGCTCTAAGTGAAGCGTAGACAACTTTTCTAAACAGGCGTAAAACTGAGACAGCctgacatttaaacatttaataaagtAATGATACTTTGGTCCTGAAGCGTAATGAGGGATTATAACCTTCACTTTATTGATCATTTATGGCAGACGGACTTTCACCTGAACgagtgcattttttaaaaagcgcGTTTCAGACTGTTCAACAGTGGAGTGGctccagagagaggagggtctGAACTACATGGAGGTTTGACTACCTGGTCAGGACAcctggacacagacagaaagacgtACCTGTGCTgctcagagcagagacagaagagaagacGAGAAGCAGGAATATCAGCTCCATCACAGACAAACCACAGACAGATGATCCCTCAGGGAGAGTTCCACTCAAAATGGAGACTTACacactttttactttactttcacttGTGGCATTCAGGAAGTaacagttgtcccaaaggatttactggaccaattccaacactttttatacctaccagccatttagacaccaaatGATGTCAaagtttttgtattatttttgtattttattattatatttggtTTCATTGATTAGCTCTTATTAAACttgtattatactgtaaatgaGTTGCAGCTCCTGGATCAAGCCAGTAGATGGTGATCAGACACCTGAACAGATCATTTCCTCTTGTGTTAGTGTCAGACTTGATTCATTTAAAGGAACCAGCTGGTTGGACATTAACTGCTGTGAAGTTCTTGTTAGTTCAAATCAAATGTGTACAATCATACAGTTTTATACAGTATCCATGCAGGAAGGACAAAGAGAACTCTGTTTACTGACTTCTTCTCTGTCTTAAAGTAAAGTTTATGGATTGTTGTGGTGGAACAACAGGGAAGGTGGACGTGCACGGGGAGAAAAGTGGTGAACAACCAGGGAAATGAAATGGAGTGAAAAGAGGAGGTTTGAGCTGGCAGCTGATTGTCTGTTCATCTGTTGCTGCTGGAAAATGGCCAGACACGAGTCAAACCTCACCAAACttggcacacagacacacgagGAGGCGTAAAGTGACGGCTCAACGGCGCCCCCTACATTACTTCAACAAAGCAGCACCTGTGCTACCTTTGACTTACATTTAAAGAATTTAGAGACCCACAAAAAAGTATGTTCAGTGAAAAACAAGCTCTGACCTGCCAGaatcaacttcctgtttcactctAAGGATCTCAGGTGTCTCCCTCTGACAGCTCAGCTCACCTGGCTGCAGGTAAACTAAACCTGCACATACGTGGAGGGTCCAGGCCCTGATGTGGCGTTCAAAGACAGTCAGGGTCTGTCCCTTGTACCTGTAGAGACACAGACTGTAGGCTGCTATCGGCTCTAATAACAGCACCTGAACAGGTCACCTCCCCCTCTGCCAGTGTCAGACTATTCCAGAGTCACTCattcaaagtaaaatacaataaaacgcaaaaataaaaatataaataaatgaattcaaagaatgcatgaataaaaataaatgtaataatgctacaacaataatgataataataatagtttataTAAAAATGCATAATAAAAGTGCAGCATCTGTTcaagcagatttaaaaaaataaagatttgacGACCGTATTTTAAACTTAGAGCTTTTAAACGTTGGCTCTCTGTTGACTTCTGTGgctaaaatacacaataaatcTCTCCAAGGGTCAAACTCACAGTGAACAGAGACTCCCTTCATGTTCTGCTGAGCAAACAACAAACTAGTAGCATCGAAACTAAAatgagcttttgtttttctcatgatTTGACTTTTTAGGGACCTGAAAGCAAATGCAGTAAACCACAGATCTGATTATTCAACGAGGGAGGAAGCATTGGGCTCAATAACTGGGAGACAAATTcaagttcatttattttcattaaacaatCAGCACACATCTCAGCCTCTTAGTATCCAGATGCTTCACAGTTTCATTGTCACATTTCAGCTTTCAAAACCCTGCCGACCCCCCGAGTGAGGCTGTGAATCTCAGGGTGACAGAGAGGAACGATGGCATCATGTTGGCTTTTCAAACAGATGCTGTAAAGTGCTTCACGTGGTGCTAAAAACCAGATAAAACCCTGCCATGATGATTCTGTCTGCATAGTAAAGCGTCTGTGTGATCGGCCGCCTGCTGCTGGTTCTCGCCTGTGATTGGTTCCCTGGAGGACGGCGCTCATCAGACTGTGTGTCGTGACTTACCTGAGggtttagtttgtgttgtgctgcaggtaaatgctgctgtgttcaTAGTGACTAGTTAACTTAACTCAGCACGTGTTAACTTGTAGAGATCAGTCACCGTTTTCATTCAGCTGCTCCTCgaacatttgtttaaaaaagcaTACAAAAATACTcccacacacagatactgtcaattacacacatttcttttcttttttttttaaatatctttggaTGGAATAAGTATAATTTCCAGGCTTTCATTTACAAATGATGTCAAACATTCTGTCATTATGATCTTCACACCTGGCAGCTACACcagggaaaagaaagaggagtcATGCTCAGGTGGTGGCGTCGTCTCTTCCCGTGGTGTTCAGAGGTATTGCCTCCTGATTGGTCCCCTGATCGCTCTCGTGATTGGTCCTGTGATTGGTGTCCTGATTGGTCCCCTGATAGCCccctgcatctctctctctttgtcctgcaCACAAACGTACATGACACAAAACAGGTTATTTGGCAGAGCCTTGACCACTCTGATCAACTGAACTGTGTTCTGCAAGgaaaaatgactgtttctgtcaatagagtctgggacctttgaagagagcaacataACGGctagttaaacaaaaaagatctttgatcctctgacaggctcagagtgttattctaagtgtgtgacagcatcatggaaaggatccctacagagagagacctggaagatccttttgctttaaccacaaacagcacacacaccagactacattcactaaaacagggattttagagaacaggacacaggagtttaGTTTATATTACAAAGGATCTGAACACACACCCTTTAACACACCAAAGCtacaaaataacataaacaaaccaaCTCATCAGTcaacagcagaccagcaactgaCTGTggaaaatgactgcttttgtcaatggagtctggcggctttgaaggCAGCAAtagaacagctgtttgtggttgattaacagtctgagcctgccagtggcaaaaacaagcacttttagtggacctactttctTCACGATGAAGACAGATgccaaaactttttgtatctAACTACCGGTGAGTTTGAACCCAAGATAAACAGCGGATTTCTCCTTTAAAGGAtgggtttagtttagttcaagCACTAGTGACAAACCTGAAAAACCTGTTGGGAAAATGAGAAGAAATTTGTGACTTACTCCTCCATAAAAGGCCACcgatgacaatgacaatgacaatgagaCCACCGATGACAGCACCGATGACAGCACCAGAGTCAGAGTTCTCCTGGTGTCCTGAAAGAATAAAGGAAAGATCAGTTCTTCACAGGGGGCCTCCAAgataacatccatccatccatcttctccTGCTCAGGGCCACAGTGCACACTTTGTTAGAGTCTCTTTCAGTGGACAACATTTCTACCATTTAGAATAGAAGAGATCCTGAGATATCAGAGCAATCAGCCCTCAGAGAAAAATACTGAACAACATATTGAAATGATCagatatttgttcatttgtttgagtAAATATTCAAACCTTTAACCACTAATGTTATTGCATTTAAAGCTGATGTGTTGAACAGCTGCTTtcttacacatccagcagcgACATGATCATTAACTTAGAGTCAGGTTTGTGTCGCCTGCTAATCTGAAACCAATattctctcttttagctctatttttggtctccaccacctcctgagggaaatatctgtagctctgtagatgctaaatgctccactgtgtctgtctgctctgagtttttacctctttctctctgaaaacGGCCACTCTGAACAAATTAAACAACGACGACTGACAGGAGCTACACCTGCATGGACTTACCGTCATCCTTTGGTTCTGAGTCTGTGGAACAAAATGAAATccaatatgaaaatatgtaattaaagTCAGACCCACAGAAGCAGTAGCTGTTGATACTgaggatataaataaatacaaatatataactTACCATCAGTCTGATTTCCTTTGCTGTGTCTGTCCACTGTTactgtgatttaaaatgtaatcatgtaaattgttaaaatgctttCAACAAGTTATAAATATTCTGTATAGTGTTTGCTCCTCATGTCATATAATTTCAATATGCATTAATTAGCAGCACTCACCATTGAGGGTAACGTAGTCTTGCTTGACTTGACTTTGCAGTTTGGGAACAAGGCAGGTGTACTTTCCAGCATCCTCTTCAGTTACATCGGTCAGTTTGAGAGAAATGTTCCCTTTCTCCATTTCATGATGGAACAGAGATGTTCTGTGTTTGAAGTTCTGGTCCTGATCGTCTAGATGGTCCTCCCTGCTTCGATAGGTGTGCACATGTTTGGTACCTTGTTTCCACTCCACCGTTAGAGTCGTCACATCAAATGGGGGCTCCAGGTGACACGGCAGAATGGCGTCATCACCCACGGatactgtgattggctgatgtGAGCCGATCACCTCAGACTCCCCTGGATAAACAAACATTGAATTCAGACCTCCTGTTGCAGAATCACTGAACATGAaacagctgctccagctgctgagTTTTGCCTCGGACACAAACAATTCAATGCAATTCAAAAAACTCTATTTGTCCCCAGGGGGCAATTAAAAGGCACAAAGAGCAGGCAGTGCAACAACGACaaaaaaccacagcagcagactgacaaCAGGCACGAAGAATAGAAATAGCTGTAGTTCAGGGCAAAGCAGGAACGTCACCATGTGGTGAACCTGGTTCTCGTCTTTTTATCTGTTCATATGTCAATGAAACAGTTGAGTCTCTGTTGAGTCACTGATCTCCAGCTTTGTCGAAGCTGCTCAACAGGATCGGCTCTTAAAGAACAATGTGAAACATTTATCTAAGTGTTGCTTAGACAACCTTTCTAAATCAGGCTGCACTCACACTGCAAAGGcagttatcttatcttatcttatcttatcttatcttatcttatcttatcttatcttatcttatcttatcttatcttgtcttctcttgtcttgtcttgtcttgtcttattgttgagtgaaaacaacaaactgacCTGATGTCTACACACTCATCACGGTGTCATCAGACTCAGTACaagttgtgttttctgctctgaaatcAGTTTCTTTGATCAGACTCCAGATATTTCTTGTTCTTCGTTGTGTCCTTTAAGCTtttcagacagtcagagagacatTTTCTTCTAGAATCTATCTTCTAAATCACGTGCTGAttcagtctgactgtgtttCAGACCAAAAAGATAAAAGCACCAGATTCACACAAAGTGAGCTGAGGTGTTTTTATCACCTGATCTCTCAGGTGTGACGCACTCATACACAGTCATGTGCACTGAAACAGCCCGACAGTTAAGCATATCCTCATCTCTGTGTGATTTACTAAAGTAATTATACTTTGGTTTATAATCTCAGCCCTTCACTAATTATCATTTATGGCAGACGGACTTTCACCTGAACTGACTAAAGTTTTCTCTGTTTAAAAGGTGAGTGGctccagagagaggagggtctGAACTACACGGAGGTTTGACTACCTGGTCAGGACAcctggacacagacagaaagacgtACCTGTGCTGTtctgagcagagacagaagagaagacGAGAAGCAGGAATATCAGCTCCATCACAGACAAACCACAGACAGATGATCCCTCAGGGACAGTTCCACTCAGAATGGCAACTTACacactttttactttactttcactttctgtcACTCAGGAAGCAACAGTTATCCCAAAGgatttactggaccaattccaacactttttatacctaccagccatttagacaccaaatGATGTcaaagtttttgttgtttgtataaGTATTATATTTGGTTTCATTGATTAGCTCTTATTAAACttgtattatactgtaaatgaGTTGCAGCTCCTGGATCAAGCCAGTAGATGGTGATCAGACACCTGAACAGATCATTTCCTCTTGTGTTAGTGTCAGACTTGATTCATTTAAAGGAACCAGCTGGTTGGACATTAACTGCTGTGAAGTTCTTGTAACTTCAAATCAAATGTGTACAATCATACAGTTTTATACAGTATCCATGCAGGAAGGACAAAGAGAACTCTGTTTACTGACTTCTTCTCTGTCTTAAAGTAAAGTTTATGGATTGTTGTGGTGGAACAACAGGGAAGGTGGACGTGCACGGGGAGAAAATTGGTGAACAACCAGGGAAATGAAATGGAGTGAAAAGAGGAGGTTTGAGCTGGCAGCCTGCAACCTGCACATACGTGGAGGGTCCAGGCCCTGATGTGGCGTTCAAAGACAGTCAGGGTCTGTCCCTTGTACCTGTAGAGACACAGACTGTAGGCTGCTATCGGCTCTAATAACAGCACCTGAACAGGTCACCTCCCCCTCTGCCAGTGTCAGACTATTCCAGAGTCACTCattcaaagtaaaatacaataaaacgcaaaaataaaaatataaataaatgaattcaaagaatgcatgaataaaactgaaacgTCTCTATTTTGTGTCCATGAAGATTCTCATTCATCCAGGTCATCATGCTTCTGAGGTCTAagaaaagtcaactggactgCTTGAAGGAAACAGGAAGACGTTTCGCCTCTCATCCGAaaggcttcttcagttctgaCTGGCAATTGGGGAGATGAGAAATTTATGCTCCTGCTGGAACCAAAATTTGAGGGGCTGTCGTTAGtagtgaatggctgtcgttgatagtgaatggctgtcgttgatagtgaatggctgtcgttgatagtgaatggctgtcgttgatagtgaatggctgtcgttgatagtgaatggctgtcgttagtagtgaatggctgtcgttgatagtaaatggctgtcgttgatagtgaagggctgtcgttgatagtaaatggctgtcgttgatagtaaatggctgtcgttgatagtaaatggctgtcgttgatagtgaatggctgtcgttAGTAGTGAATGGCTGTTGTAAGTAGTtgaatggctgtcgttgatagtgaatggctgtcgttgatagtgaatggctgtcgttgatagtgaatggctgtcgttagtagtgaatggctgtcgttgatagtgaatggctgtctTTAGTAGTAGTGGGAGTCGTTGCAGTCTTGTGTCGTTCGAGTCGTTAGCTATTCGTGGGCCATTAAGTCATTGCTCGTCATGTGAGTCGCTAGGAGGTCACGTCTACAGGTGAAAATGGTTCTTCATCACCCAAGTGTGAATGGGTGTTTACCTGTTTGGGAAGAGAGCTCAATACAGAGTTGTATGTGGGGGAGAGATTGTGCCTAAGACCGCCTCCTCTGTTTAGGTTGTTAAGGTTGTTCTCGCCCAGGGGTCTGCAACCTTAACTGCTCAAAGAGCCGTTTGGTCCCGTTTcttacagaaaagaaaacacagggagCCGCAAAACTCTTCTGACtttcaaaatgaagataacactTTGCTCTCTGTTGACTTCTGTGgctaaaatacacaataaatcTCTCCAAGGGTCAAACTCACAGTGAACAGAGACTCCCTTCATGTTCTGCTGAGCAAACAACAAACTAGTAGCATCGAAACTAAaatgagcttttgtttttttgtcatgtctcgtcgtgtgtgttaagttgtctatgttcacttgtgtctagtcttgtctcccacttcctgttttattttgaaaccctaaactctcctctcgtttgacttcctgcccttgtgtgtttcccacctgtGTAATTATCTGCCTCGCCCTGATTGGTTCCACCTGtttacctcatgtataaatagtctgcgtccTTCGTCTTGTTATGTCTCAGTGTTCAGAGC
The sequence above is a segment of the Pempheris klunzingeri isolate RE-2024b chromosome 23, fPemKlu1.hap1, whole genome shotgun sequence genome. Coding sequences within it:
- the LOC139222558 gene encoding butyrophilin subfamily 1 member A1-like; the encoded protein is MELIFLLLVFSSVSALSSTELICSHQPIVAQIGDDVILPCHLEPPVNADSWTVLWTKPGLDPKYIHVHQDGRLMFEHQNPSYYLRTRLFMDELMTGNVSMKIFGVKVSDAGEYQCVLPSVQKEASIQLVVGESVVIGSSETITVSVGDDAILPCHLEPPYDVTTRTVEWKRGTKHVHTYRSREDHLEDQDQNFKHRTSLFHHEMEKGNISLKLTDVTEEDAGKYTCFVPKLQSQVRQDYVTLNVDRHSKGDQTDGDQGNSVTGAVIGGVIGGVIGGVIGAVIGAVIGGVIGAVIGGVSGGVSGGVIGAVIGGVIGGVIGGVSGAVIGAVIGGVIGGVIGVLLWKKYGQTRACPRRIRRGRESTAGIQKRNSLRLENIEDKKTKRKKLLCEM
- the LOC139223155 gene encoding butyrophilin subfamily 1 member A1-like codes for the protein MELIFLLLVFSSVSALSSTAESELICSRQPIVAQIGDDVILPCHLEPPVNADSWTVLWTKPGLDPKYIHVHQDGRLMFERQNPSYYSRTRLFMDELMTGNVSMKIFGVKVSDAGEYQCVLPSVQKEASIQLSLGSEVIGSHQPITVSVGDDAILPCHLEPPFDVTTLTVEWKQGTKHVHTYRSREDHLDDQDQNFKHRTSLFHHEMEKGNISLKLTDVTEEDAGKYTCLVPKLQSQVKQDYVTLNDSEPKDDGHQENSDSGAVIGAVIGGLIVIVIVIGGLLWRRQRERDAGGYQGTNQDTNHRTNHESDQGTNQEAIPLNTTGRDDATT